In Microcella indica, the genomic window CGGGGGGCTCCACGATGGCCGGGTGACCTCCTTCGTGCCGCGCGACCCGCGGCGCGCCGGCGAGGGCTCGGCGGTCCGTCCGCTCTCGTCGAGCCTCGTCGCAGCGCTCGGGCCGCTTGCCCCCGCGGTCGCCGATGCGCGAGCGACCGACGTGTTCGTGACGGGCGATGGAGCGGTGTGGAGCGACGACGGTGCCGGCAGTACGCGCGTGCCGGGCGTGCGGCTCACCTCGGCAGACGCTCGAGATCTGGCCGTGAGGCTCATCGCCGACGGCGGCCGCCACGTCGACGAGGCGACTCCGACGGCCGACGTGCGGCTCGGCGAGGGCATCCGCGTGCACGTCGTGCTGCCGCCCATCGCGCGAGCGGGCACGGCCATCTCGCTGCGTCTGCCGCGCGTGCAGCGGGTGACGCTCGACGACTGCGGACTGCCCGCGCCGGTCATCACTGCTCTGCGTGCGGCCCTCGAGGAACGACGCACGCTTCTCGTGACCGGCGCCACGGGCAGTGGCAAGACGACTCTCATGGCGGCCTGGCTCTCGGAGGCCTCGCCACGCGACCGCATCGTGCTCATCGAGGACGTCGCCGAGGCTCCGGTGGAGCATCCTCACGTGGTCGCTCTCGAATGCCGACAGGCGAATCTGGAGGGCGCGGGGGCGATCGACCTCGCGAGACTCGTGCGTGAGGCGCTGCGGATGCGGCCGGACAGGCTTGCGGTAGGCGAGTGCCGCGGGGCGGAGGTGCGCGAGTTTCTCGCCGCGCTCAACACCGGCCATCGCGGGGGAGCAGGCACGTTGCACGCCAACTCCCTCGTCGACGTACCGAGCCGACTCGAGGCGATCGGCATGATCGCGGGCCTCGCGCCGGAGCCACTGGCCCGGCAGGTGTGCAGCGGCATCGATCTGGCAGTGCACGTGCAGCACGCGACGACGGGGGAGCGCACGGCGGCACTGGGTCGCTTCGCGCTCGACGCACGGGAGCGGCTCACGATCATCCCCCTCGAGGATGCTCGGTGACGGCCACGCCCCCCGTGAGGCTCGCGGCGCACGTGCACCGGCTCGCCGTGCTCCTCGCCGCGGGAATCGCCCCAGCATCCGCGTGGCGCCACGTCGCGGCCGAGGGTGACGACGAGACCCTCGACGGCGTGGTCGCGCAGCTCGAGCGCGCTCCCGATGCGGCGCTCGCGCTCGAGCGTGCGGCGCCCGCGCAGGACCCAGCGTGGGCGGGGCTGCTGGCCGCGTGGCGAGTCGCTGCCGCCAGCGGCGCGCCGCTCGCTCCCGCGCTCACGGCCTTCGCCGGCGCGATCCGCGATCGGCAGGAGGCTGCTCGCGACATCGAGATCGCTCTCGCCGGCCCGCAGGCCACGGCGCGCATCGTGCTCCTGCTGCCCGTGTGCGCCATCGTCCTCGCGCTCCTGCTCGGTGTCGATCTGCTCGGCACACTCGCCCAGCCGCTCGGGTTCACGAGCGCGGTGCTCGGGGTCGGCCTCCTGCTGCTGGCGCGGCGGTGGATGCGGCGCATGCTGCGCGCCGCGGCGCCGCCGCCGCCCACGGCGGGGCTCCCTCTCGACCTGCTCGCCGTCGCCGCGGGCGGCGGCGGCTCACCCGAGGCGGCTCTCGCACTAGTGACGGCCGAGCTCGACCGCGCGTCCCTCGCGCTGGACGAGGTCGAGACGGCGGCCGCGCAGTCGCTCGTGCGGCTCTCACGCGTCTCAGGAGCTCCGCTGGGTGCCCTGTGCCGAGCAGAGGCCGTGGAACGTCGTGCGGATGCCCGCGCGAGCGCGCGCGGCAGCGCGGAGAGGCTCGCAGTGCGCCTCATGCTGCCCCTGGGTGCGTGCATCCTGCCGTCGTTCGTGCTGCTGGGGGTCGTGCCGCTCCTGCTCGGCCTGCTCTCCTCCACACCCGCCTCGTGAGACGGGCTCTGCGCTGTTCTGCGGCGGCCATGCCTGCCGGCGCGCCCCACGTCGCAGACTGATCGGGTTCGTGCCACTGGACCGCCCGCCGCCTGCGGGCATGATCGCCCAAGGAGCACACCATGAGCACCGCCCTCCCATCCTCCTGCCCGCCGGCCGCGACTCGCGGGCCGAATACCGCCCGCCGCCGAGGCCGGGTGCGGCTCACCGACGATCGCGGTGCCGCGACCGCCGAGTACGCCATCGCGACCATGGCAGCAGTCGGCTTCGCGAGCCTGCTCGTCGTCATCATGCAGAGCGACGAAGTGCGCGGCATCCTCACCGACCTCGTGCGCACCGCGCTCACCGTCGGGTGAGAGACGACCGCGGGGCGGCCACGGCCGAGGTCGCGGTCGCCCTTCCCGCCGTCGCTCTCGTGCTCGTCGCCTGCCTGGGTGGACTGCTCGCCGCCACCGAACTCGTGCGCCTGCAACTGGCAGCGGCCGACGCCGCGCGACTGCTCGGTCGGGGCGAGTCCTCGGCGCTGGAGCACGTGCAGCGGGCGGTGCCCGGCGCGACGGTCTCGGCGAGCCGCTCTGACGGGCTCGTGTGCGTTGACGCGCGTTCCGCGCCCCGAGTGCTCGGCGTGCCGATCGCGGTGAGCGCGTCCTCGTGCGCGCTCGACGGAGGGTGGTGACGCGCGTGCCCCGATGGTCTGCAGACCGCGGTGCGGGCACGCCGCTCGTCGTCGGAGTGCTCGCAGCCGTGGTCATCGCCGGGCTCGCTCTCGTCGGCGCCGCGAGCGCCGTCTCGGGTGCGCAGCGGGTGGGGGCGGCCGCGGATGCCGCCGCGCTCGCCGCGGCGGACGTCATGCTCGGGTGGATCGCCGGCGATCCGTGCGAGATCGCCGCGCGCGTCGCGCGGGCCCACGACACCGCCCTCGTGGGCTGCCGCACCGAGGGCTTCAGCATGATCGTGACGGTGCGGGCCACCGTCCTCAGCGTGGCCGTGGAACGGACAGCACGGGCCGGGCCTCCCGGTGCCCGTGAGGTGCGCACTCGCGCACCCTGTGTATGGTGTGGCTGACCGCGGCTTCACGCCGCGCACCCCGTCGCGGTGCGGATCCCATCCCCGCGGCATCGAGAGCGACAGTAAAAGAGGAGCACCGTGTCAGGAGCCAAGAAGCTGGTCATCGTCGAGTCGCCTGCCAAGGCGAAGACGATCGGCAAGTACCTCGGCGACGACTACGAGGTGCAGGCCTCCGTCGGCCACATCCGTGACCTCATCGAGCCGAAGAACCTGCCTCCCGAGCTCAAGAAGGGCCCACTCGGCAAGTTCTCCATCGACGTCGAGAACGGCTTCGAGCCCTACTACGTGGTCTCCGATGCGAAGAAGAAGACCGTCGCCGACCTCAAGCGAGCCCTGAAGGGGGCCGACGAGCTCTGGCTCGCAACTGATGAGGACCGCGAGGGGGAGGCGATCGCCTGGCACCTGCTCGAAGTGCTCAAGCCCAAGGTCCCGGTCAAGCGCATGGTCTTTCACGAGATCACCTCCGAGGCGATCCAGCGCGCCGTCGATGCCACGCGCGACCTCGACACCGCGCTCGTCGACGCGCAGGAGACCCGGCGCATCCTCGACCGGCTGTACGGCTACGAGGTGAGCCCCGTGCTCTGGCGCAAGGTGGGCCCGGGGCTCAGCGCGGGCCGCGTGCAGTCGGCGGCGACCCGTCTCGTCGTCGACCGCGAGCGCGAGCGCCTCGCCTTCGTCACCGCGAACTATTGGGACCTCGACACGACGCTCGCGCCCGTCGGCGGCGATACGCCGTTCACAGCGCGACTCGGCAGGCTCGACGGCAAGAAGGTCGCCACCGGGCGCGACTTCACTGACCGCGGCGAGCTCAAGTCGGCCGAGACCGTCGCCCTCGACGAGTCCACGACAACATCGCTCGCCGCGGCGCTGCGCGACCCCGACCTCGCCGTCACGGTCGCGAACGTCGAATCGAAGCCGTACACGAGGCGGCCCGCCGCGCCGTTCACGACGTCGACGCTGCAGCAGGAGGCCGGCCGCAAGCTGCGGTTCACCGCGCGCCAGACCATGTCGGTCGCCCAGTCGCTCTACGAGAACGGCTACATCACCTACATGCGCACCGACTCGGTGACGCTCTCCCAGCAGGCCGTCGACGCCGCACGCGCGCAGGCCACCCAGCTGTACGGCGCCGACAGCATTCCCGAGAAGCCCCGCACCTACTCCGGAAAGTCGAAGAACGCCCAAGAGGCCCACGAGGCAGTGCGCCCCGCCGGAGACGTCTTCCGCACCCCCAGCGAGCTCGAGGGCACCCTGCGCGGCAACGACTGGAAGCTCTACGACCTCATTTGGAAGCGCACCGTCGCGAGCCAGATGGCCGATGCGCGCGGGCAGACCGCCTCGGTCACCATTCACGCGGGCCCCACGCCGCAGAGCGCTACCCCCGCCGGCGTCGTCGCCGAATTCGCGGCGAGCGGCACCGTCATCACCTTCCGCGGCTTCCTCGCGGCCTACGAGGAGAGCCGCGACGAGGAGCGCAACGCCGACGAGCGCGCCGAACCCACCGAGTCGAAGCTGCCCCCGCTCGAGGTCGGGCAGAGCCTCACGGTCGTCGAGGTCGAGCCCAAGGGGCATGAGACGAGCCCGCCCCCGCGGTACACCGAGGCGAGCCTCGTCAAGGCGCTCGAGGAGCGGGGCATCGGCCGCCCCTCGACCTACGCCGCCATCATCTCGACGATCGTCGACCGCGGCTACGTCACCCCTCGCGGCTCCGCCCTCGTACCTAACTGGATCGCCTTCTCGGTCGTGCGACTGCTCGAAGAGAACTTCGCCGACCTCGTCGAGTACGACTTCACGGCCGCCATGGAGGCCGACCTCGACCGCATCGCCAACGGCGAAGCCGACCGCACCGAATGGCTCACCGGCTTCTACTTCGGTGATGCCCACCAGCCCGGCCTGCGCCCCGTGATCGACAACCTCGGCGAGATCGACGCGAAGACCCTCAACTCGATGCCGCTCACCGACACCATCACGCTGCGCATCGGCAAGTACGGCCCCTACCTCGAGCTCGACGAAGGCGGGGAGACGCCGCGACGCGTCAACATTCCCGAAGAGCTCGCCCCCGACGAGCTCACCGCCGCCAAAGCGCAAGAGCTCGCCGACGCCCCCGTCATCGGCGACCGCGTTCTCGGGGTGAACCCCGAGACGGGCAAGAACGTCGTCGCCAAGACCGGGCGCTTCGGGCCCTACGTCACCGAGGTAGACCCCGAGCCGGAGGAGCCCGCCCAGCCCAGCGCTGCGACGTCCACTGCCGCGGAACCCGCCGTCGACCCTGCCACCGGCGAAGTGCTCGAGCCCGCACCGAAGAAGAAGGCGGCGCCCAAGAAGAAGGCGGGCGAGAAGCCGCGCACGGCATCCCTCTTCAAGGACATGGACCCCGAGACCGTCGACCTCGCGACCGCCCTGCGCCTGCTCGACCTGCCACGCCTTGTCGGGGAGGACCCGGAGAGCGGCGAGCCGATCACGGCGCAGAACGGCCGCTACGGCCCCTACCTCAAGAAGGGCACAGACTCGCGCTCGCTCGACGAGGAGGCCCAGATCTTCGACATCGACCTCGCGGGAGCACTCGCCAAGTTCGCCGAGCCGAAGTACGGCGCCCGCAAGGCCGCGAGCGCCCTCAAGGAGTTCGACGCCGACCCGGTCAGCGGCAAGCCGATCAAGCTCAAAGACGGCCGCTTCGGCCCCTACGTCACTGACGGCGAGACCAACGCGACCGTGCCGCGCGGCGAAGACCCGATGGAGGTCGACTTCGAGCGTGCCGTTCAGCTCATCGCCGACAAGCGCGCCAAGGGGCCCGCCAAGAAGCCCGCCAAGCGTGCATCGACCGCCACCAAGAAGGCGCCGGCCAAGAAGACGACGGCCAAGAAGGCCACGGGCGCGTCGAAGGCCGCGCCGAAGCCTGCACCGAAGAAGAAGTGAGTCGCATCGCATGACCGGGCTCTTCCTGACCCTCGAAGGCGGTGACGGCTCCGGCAAGAGCACCCAGATGGGAGCCCTCACCGCGTGGCTCGAGCAGCAGGGGCGCACGGTCGTGCAGTCGCGCGAGCCCGGCGGCACCGACCTCGGCCTCGAGCTGCGCGAGATCGTCCTGCACCGCCGAGGGTTCATCGCTCCGCGCGCCGAAGCCCTGCTCTACGCAGCCGATCGCGCGCACCACATCGCGACCATCGTGCGGCCCGCACTCGAGAGAGGCGACGTCGTCATCCAGGATCGCTACCTCGACTCCTCCGTCGCCTACCAGGGCGCGGGGCGCGTGCTCGAGGCGAACGAGGTTCGCGACCTCTCCCTGTGGGCCACGGAAGGGCTGCTGCCCGACCTCACCGTCCTGCTCGACCTCGACCCGGCCGTGGGCCGCGAGCGCCTCACCGAGAGCCGCACGCGCTACGACCGCCTCGAGGCGGAGGAGGCCGACTTCCACGAGAGGGTGCGTGCCGCGTACCTCGGGCTCGCCGAGGCCGAGCCCGAGCGGTTCCTCGTGCTCGATGCGACCCTGCCCGTCGAGCAGCTGCAGCAGAGCATCCGCGACCGGGTGTCGCACCTGCTCGCCTAGAGTGGCCGCATGAGCGCGTGGGACGAGCTGACCGGGCAGGAGGCGGCCATCCGCGCCCTGCAGGAGGCCGCAGCCGACCCCGACTCGATGACCCACTCCTGGCTCATCACGGGCCCGCCCGGGTCCGGGCGCTCCAACCTCGCCTACGCGTTCGCGACCGCTCTGCTCAGCGGGCTGACCCCTGATCCCGCCGTGACCGCGACGACGGAGGCGCAGGTCGCCGCGCGCACGCATCCCGACCTCGCCGTGCTCGCGACCGACCGCGTCATCATCTCGATCGACGAAGTGCGGCAGCTCGTCTCGCAGAGTCAGTTCTCGCCCTCCGTCGCTCCCTACCGCGTCATCGTCATCGAAGACGCCGACCGCATGACCGAGCGCACCTCGAACGTGCTCCTCAAGGCGCTGGAAGAGCCGCCGCCGCGCACCGTGTGGATCCTCTGCGCGCCCAGCGCGGCCGACCTCATCCCCACCATCCGCTCCCGCGTGCGCACCATCCGCCTGCGCGTGCCGAGCGTCGCCGAGGTCGCGGACCTGCTCGTGCGCCGCGACGGCATCGCCCCCGCGCTCGCCGAGCAGGCCGCTCGAGAGGCGCAGACCCACATCGGCATGGCGCTGCGCCTCGCGACCGACCCGGATGCCCGTGCCCGCCGCACGCGCAGCCTCGAGCTCGCCCTCGGCGTGACCTCGGTGAGCGGGGCCGTGCTCGCCGCCGAGCAGCTCGTCGCTATCGCGACGGAGGACGCGAAGGCGTTCACGGTCGAGCGCGAGGCGGAGGAGCGCGAGGCCGCACTGCGGCAGCTCGGCGTCGAACCCGGCGGCACCGTTCCGCCCGCACTGCGGTCGACGCTGAAGAACCTCGAGGAGGACCAGAAGAGGCGCGCGACGCGCTCCGTGCGAGACGGTGTCGACCGTGTGCTCGTCGACCTGCTCTCGCTCTACCGCGACATCCTTCTCGTCCAGCTCGGTGCGGGCCTCGAGCTCGTCAACGAGTCCCTGCGCCCCGCTGTGGAGCGTGCCGCGCAGACCCTGAGCCCGGCGGCCGCCCTCGGAGCGATGGACGCGATCGCCCTCGCGCGGCACCGCGTCGCCGGCAACACGCCGCCGGCCCTCGCGCTCGAGGCGATGATGGTCGCGGCGAGCGGCAGGGTTCCCGCACTAGGCTCGCTCGCGTGACGCGACGCCCCCTCCTCGCCAGCCTCCTCCTCGTTCCCGTACTGCTGCTCAGCGGGTGCGTGCCGCCGTGGCTCGCCACCGTCCTCGGCGGCGGCGACACCTCCACCCCTACGGGCGAGGAGGTCGCCGACGAGCTGCGGCCGTACTACACGCAGGTTCTCGCGTGGCGGGATTGCGGCGGCGGTGCGCAGTGCTCGACGGCCCTCGCGCCCCTCGACTGGCAGAACCCTGGAACGGGCGAGCACGTCGAACTCGCCCTCGTGCGCCACCCGGCGGCGAGCGGCGCGCCCCAGGGTTCGCTGTTCATCAACCCGGGTGGCCCGGGCGCCTCCGGGTTCGACTTCGTGCGCGACAGCGTCGACTTCGCGGTGAGCACCGAGCTGCGCGAGCAGTTCGACATCGTCGGCTGGGACCCTCGCGGGGTCGGCCGATCGAGCGCCGTGACCTGCTACACCGAGACGAGCGAGCAGGACGAGTTCATCTACGGAATCCCCGACTCCGAGCCGGGAAGCCCCGAGTGGGAGGCGGAGGTCGTCGACGCCTCGCTCGACTTCATCGCCGCGTGCGAGCAGAACACCGGCCCGCTGCTCGAGTTCGTCGACACCGAGAGCACGGTGCAGGATCTCGACCTTCTGCGCGCGATCGTCGGCGACGAGGCCCTCCACTACTTCGGCTACTCCTACGGCACCGAGATCGGTGCGCGGTACGCCGACCGGTTCCCCGACAGAGTCGGCCGCCTCGTGCTGGACGGTGCGACCGACCCCACGACGACCACCTTCGAGGTCGTGCTCGCGCAGTCCGCCGGGTTCGAGCAGGCGTTGCGCGCGTACCTCGAAGGATGCCCGAGCCTCGGCGAGTGCCCCTTCACGGGCGGGGTGGAGGAGAGTCTCGACCTCATCCGCCAGCTGTACGACCGCCTGGGCGAGGAGCCCATCGAGGCGGAGGACGGCCGCTTCTTCGACAGCGCCGTGCTCGACATCGCCATCGCGACGGCACTCTACGACGAAGGCTCGTGGAGCTTCCTCAGTGAGACGTTCAGCGAGCTGCGCACCGGCGAGGTCGCCACGGGCTTCCTGCTCGCCGACTTCTACTACGGCCGCGAGGGTGGGCGCTACATCGACAACTCGCTCGAAGCGTTCATCGCCATCAACTGCCTCGACTATCCGGTCGAGACCGACCGGGACGTCATCGCCGAGCAGAACGAGCGCATTCGGGAGGTCGCCCCGACCACGGCCGACCCCTCACCGCTCGGCGACGTCATCTGCGCCAACTGGCCGTACGCCTTCGAGGGCGACCTCGAGCCCGTGCGCGCCGCCGGCGCGCCACCGATCCTCGTCATCGGCACCACCGGTGACCCGGCCACTCCCTACGAGTGGGCCGAGGCGCTGGCCGAGCAGCTCGAGAGCGGTGTGCTCGTCACCTACGTCGGCGAAGGCCACATCGCCTACGACGAAGGCGACCCGTGCATCAACGGGCTCGTCGACGACTACCTGCTCACGGGCGAGGTGCCCGCGAGCGATCCGGTCTGCAACGGGTAACGGGTGTGCGCGGCCGCCCGCGCGATGGGATAAACTCGTGAGCCGTGCCCGGTGGAACCGGGTCACGCCGCCTTAGCTCAGTCGGCAGAGCGATTCACTCGTAATGAATAGGTCCCGGGTTCGATTCCCGGAGGCGGCCCGTAAGCCAGTTCTTCCACAGTGGTCGATCCTGGTGCGCCGATGCTGACGCATCGCGGGGTTCGATTCCCGGAGGCGGCCCTGACAAACTTGCTGCGCTACTCGTCCGCGTCACCGAGAGGATGCGCATGAACGCCGTGGGTCTCGACGGCGGCCGCCTCGCGGGCCCGCTCGGCACCGCGCTCGCCGTCGCGGCGACGGTGCTCGCCGGCGTGGGCGTCGCGACGCAGTCGCGCGTCAACGGCGAGCTCGGGCAGCGCTTCGACGACGGCTTCACGGCCGCGCTCGTCTCCTTCTCCTCCGGCTGGGTGCTGCTGCTCGTGATCGTGCTCTCGACTCGGCGCGGCCGTGCGGCGGTGCGGCGCATCCCCGCGGCGCTGCGGGCAGGCGAGCTGCCCTGGTGGATGCTGCTCGGCGGTGCGGCCGGTGGCTTCTTCGTGCTCTCGCAGGGCCTCGTGGCGGGCATCCTCGGGGTGGCGATCTTCACCGTCGCACTCGTCTCGGGCCAGACGGTGACGGGAATGGTCGCGGATGCCCGGGGCTTCGCCGGGGCGCGCGTGACACCTCCCACGCTCGCGCGCCTGAGCGGCGCGGCACTCACGGTGCTCGCGGTGGCGGTGGCGGTCGCGGGCGAACTGGGCGGGAGCATCCCGTGGCCGGCGCTCATCCTGCCGCTCCTCGCGGGAGTCGGCGCGGGCATGCAGCAGGCGATGAACGGTCGCGTGCGGCAGGTGAGCGGCTCTCCGCTCGCGGCGACGCTCGTGAACTTCACGGTCGGCACAGCAGCGCTCCTCGTCGTGACCGTCATCAGCCTCGCCGTCAACGGTCTGCCCGAGCAGCCGCCGACCGAGGCGTACCTCTACGCGGGTGGCGCTGTCGGTGTCGTCTTCATCGCGATCCAGGCGGCCGCGGTCGCGCGCGTCGGCGTGCTGCTGCTCGGCATGTGCCTCGTGCTCGGGCAGCTCATGGCGGCGGTCGTGTTCGACTCCGTCGCGGCGATCGGCCCTGCGCTGCAGCCTCAGACCGTCGCCGCCGTCGTGCTCACCGCGGTGGGCATCGTCGTGGCGACGCTCGACCGCTGGCGGCGGCCGCGCACCGTGCTGGCGACGTCTCCAGCCCCGGGCTCCGCCGGGCCTACTCCTCGTCGGCCGTGAAGCCGAGGGCGAGCGAGTTCATGCAGTAGCGGTCGCCCGTGGGGGTGCCGAAGCCGTCGGGGAACACGTGGCCCAGGTGCGAGCCGCACGCGGCGCAGCGCACCTCGGTACGGGTCATGCCGAGCGAGGTGTCCTCGAGCAGCTCGACGGCGTCGGGGCGAACCGACTCGTAGAAGCTCGGCCAGCCGCAGCCCGAGTCGAACTTGGTGCCGGCCTGGAACAGTTCGGCGTTGCACGCTCCGCACGTGTAGATGCCGCTGCGGCTCTCGTCGAGCAGCTCTCCCGTCCACGCGCGTTCGGTGCCGGCCTCGCGCAGCACCTGATATCGCTCCTCGCCGAGCTCGGCCCGCCACTCGTCCTCGGTCTTCTGCACGGCGTAGCTCTGGTCGTTCTGGGCGGTCGTGTCGTCACTCATGGGGTTCCCCGCTTCTCGCCCGGCCTCGGGCGGTTGGTCTGCACCCCATTAAACTCGCATTCGTGCCCGAGACTTCCCCGATGTTGCGGACGTGGGGCGAGCTGAGCCTCGACGAGTTCTTCGAGATCGCGCGCGTGCGCACCGAAGTGTTCTTCCTCGAGCAGCGCATCGACGAGGAGGAGCTCGACGAGCGCGACCGCGAGGAGACCACCGAGCACGTCTGGATCTCCGATGATCGCGGCGTGGCCGCCTACCTGCGCGTCGTCGTCGACGCGCAGCCGCAGGAGGGCAATCGGGATGCCCGGCGTCTCGTCGGCCGCGTCGTCACCCGCGCCGACCGACGGGGGGAGGGGCTCGCGAGGCGCCTCAT contains:
- a CDS encoding CpaF family protein, yielding MTSFVPRDPRRAGEGSAVRPLSSSLVAALGPLAPAVADARATDVFVTGDGAVWSDDGAGSTRVPGVRLTSADARDLAVRLIADGGRHVDEATPTADVRLGEGIRVHVVLPPIARAGTAISLRLPRVQRVTLDDCGLPAPVITALRAALEERRTLLVTGATGSGKTTLMAAWLSEASPRDRIVLIEDVAEAPVEHPHVVALECRQANLEGAGAIDLARLVREALRMRPDRLAVGECRGAEVREFLAALNTGHRGGAGTLHANSLVDVPSRLEAIGMIAGLAPEPLARQVCSGIDLAVHVQHATTGERTAALGRFALDARERLTIIPLEDAR
- a CDS encoding type II secretion system F family protein; amino-acid sequence: MTATPPVRLAAHVHRLAVLLAAGIAPASAWRHVAAEGDDETLDGVVAQLERAPDAALALERAAPAQDPAWAGLLAAWRVAAASGAPLAPALTAFAGAIRDRQEAARDIEIALAGPQATARIVLLLPVCAIVLALLLGVDLLGTLAQPLGFTSAVLGVGLLLLARRWMRRMLRAAAPPPPTAGLPLDLLAVAAGGGGSPEAALALVTAELDRASLALDEVETAAAQSLVRLSRVSGAPLGALCRAEAVERRADARASARGSAERLAVRLMLPLGACILPSFVLLGVVPLLLGLLSSTPAS
- a CDS encoding DUF4244 domain-containing protein; protein product: MSTALPSSCPPAATRGPNTARRRGRVRLTDDRGAATAEYAIATMAAVGFASLLVVIMQSDEVRGILTDLVRTALTVG
- a CDS encoding TadE family type IV pilus minor pilin is translated as MRDDRGAATAEVAVALPAVALVLVACLGGLLAATELVRLQLAAADAARLLGRGESSALEHVQRAVPGATVSASRSDGLVCVDARSAPRVLGVPIAVSASSCALDGGW
- a CDS encoding Rv3654c family TadE-like protein, which produces MPRWSADRGAGTPLVVGVLAAVVIAGLALVGAASAVSGAQRVGAAADAAALAAADVMLGWIAGDPCEIAARVARAHDTALVGCRTEGFSMIVTVRATVLSVAVERTARAGPPGAREVRTRAPCVWCG
- the topA gene encoding type I DNA topoisomerase, with the translated sequence MSGAKKLVIVESPAKAKTIGKYLGDDYEVQASVGHIRDLIEPKNLPPELKKGPLGKFSIDVENGFEPYYVVSDAKKKTVADLKRALKGADELWLATDEDREGEAIAWHLLEVLKPKVPVKRMVFHEITSEAIQRAVDATRDLDTALVDAQETRRILDRLYGYEVSPVLWRKVGPGLSAGRVQSAATRLVVDRERERLAFVTANYWDLDTTLAPVGGDTPFTARLGRLDGKKVATGRDFTDRGELKSAETVALDESTTTSLAAALRDPDLAVTVANVESKPYTRRPAAPFTTSTLQQEAGRKLRFTARQTMSVAQSLYENGYITYMRTDSVTLSQQAVDAARAQATQLYGADSIPEKPRTYSGKSKNAQEAHEAVRPAGDVFRTPSELEGTLRGNDWKLYDLIWKRTVASQMADARGQTASVTIHAGPTPQSATPAGVVAEFAASGTVITFRGFLAAYEESRDEERNADERAEPTESKLPPLEVGQSLTVVEVEPKGHETSPPPRYTEASLVKALEERGIGRPSTYAAIISTIVDRGYVTPRGSALVPNWIAFSVVRLLEENFADLVEYDFTAAMEADLDRIANGEADRTEWLTGFYFGDAHQPGLRPVIDNLGEIDAKTLNSMPLTDTITLRIGKYGPYLELDEGGETPRRVNIPEELAPDELTAAKAQELADAPVIGDRVLGVNPETGKNVVAKTGRFGPYVTEVDPEPEEPAQPSAATSTAAEPAVDPATGEVLEPAPKKKAAPKKKAGEKPRTASLFKDMDPETVDLATALRLLDLPRLVGEDPESGEPITAQNGRYGPYLKKGTDSRSLDEEAQIFDIDLAGALAKFAEPKYGARKAASALKEFDADPVSGKPIKLKDGRFGPYVTDGETNATVPRGEDPMEVDFERAVQLIADKRAKGPAKKPAKRASTATKKAPAKKTTAKKATGASKAAPKPAPKKK
- the tmk gene encoding dTMP kinase, with amino-acid sequence MTGLFLTLEGGDGSGKSTQMGALTAWLEQQGRTVVQSREPGGTDLGLELREIVLHRRGFIAPRAEALLYAADRAHHIATIVRPALERGDVVIQDRYLDSSVAYQGAGRVLEANEVRDLSLWATEGLLPDLTVLLDLDPAVGRERLTESRTRYDRLEAEEADFHERVRAAYLGLAEAEPERFLVLDATLPVEQLQQSIRDRVSHLLA
- a CDS encoding DNA polymerase III subunit delta', translated to MSAWDELTGQEAAIRALQEAAADPDSMTHSWLITGPPGSGRSNLAYAFATALLSGLTPDPAVTATTEAQVAARTHPDLAVLATDRVIISIDEVRQLVSQSQFSPSVAPYRVIVIEDADRMTERTSNVLLKALEEPPPRTVWILCAPSAADLIPTIRSRVRTIRLRVPSVAEVADLLVRRDGIAPALAEQAAREAQTHIGMALRLATDPDARARRTRSLELALGVTSVSGAVLAAEQLVAIATEDAKAFTVEREAEEREAALRQLGVEPGGTVPPALRSTLKNLEEDQKRRATRSVRDGVDRVLVDLLSLYRDILLVQLGAGLELVNESLRPAVERAAQTLSPAAALGAMDAIALARHRVAGNTPPALALEAMMVAASGRVPALGSLA
- a CDS encoding alpha/beta hydrolase — translated: MTRRPLLASLLLVPVLLLSGCVPPWLATVLGGGDTSTPTGEEVADELRPYYTQVLAWRDCGGGAQCSTALAPLDWQNPGTGEHVELALVRHPAASGAPQGSLFINPGGPGASGFDFVRDSVDFAVSTELREQFDIVGWDPRGVGRSSAVTCYTETSEQDEFIYGIPDSEPGSPEWEAEVVDASLDFIAACEQNTGPLLEFVDTESTVQDLDLLRAIVGDEALHYFGYSYGTEIGARYADRFPDRVGRLVLDGATDPTTTTFEVVLAQSAGFEQALRAYLEGCPSLGECPFTGGVEESLDLIRQLYDRLGEEPIEAEDGRFFDSAVLDIAIATALYDEGSWSFLSETFSELRTGEVATGFLLADFYYGREGGRYIDNSLEAFIAINCLDYPVETDRDVIAEQNERIREVAPTTADPSPLGDVICANWPYAFEGDLEPVRAAGAPPILVIGTTGDPATPYEWAEALAEQLESGVLVTYVGEGHIAYDEGDPCINGLVDDYLLTGEVPASDPVCNG
- a CDS encoding DMT family transporter, translating into MNAVGLDGGRLAGPLGTALAVAATVLAGVGVATQSRVNGELGQRFDDGFTAALVSFSSGWVLLLVIVLSTRRGRAAVRRIPAALRAGELPWWMLLGGAAGGFFVLSQGLVAGILGVAIFTVALVSGQTVTGMVADARGFAGARVTPPTLARLSGAALTVLAVAVAVAGELGGSIPWPALILPLLAGVGAGMQQAMNGRVRQVSGSPLAATLVNFTVGTAALLVVTVISLAVNGLPEQPPTEAYLYAGGAVGVVFIAIQAAAVARVGVLLLGMCLVLGQLMAAVVFDSVAAIGPALQPQTVAAVVLTAVGIVVATLDRWRRPRTVLATSPAPGSAGPTPRRP
- the msrB gene encoding peptide-methionine (R)-S-oxide reductase MsrB, which translates into the protein MSDDTTAQNDQSYAVQKTEDEWRAELGEERYQVLREAGTERAWTGELLDESRSGIYTCGACNAELFQAGTKFDSGCGWPSFYESVRPDAVELLEDTSLGMTRTEVRCAACGSHLGHVFPDGFGTPTGDRYCMNSLALGFTADEE
- a CDS encoding GNAT family N-acetyltransferase — protein: MPETSPMLRTWGELSLDEFFEIARVRTEVFFLEQRIDEEELDERDREETTEHVWISDDRGVAAYLRVVVDAQPQEGNRDARRLVGRVVTRADRRGEGLARRLIEHVIERHGHEPLALHAQSYIQPLYAALGFEPYGDEYVEAGIPHVSMYRAATA